The genomic segment ATGGTAAATCTGAAGAAGCCATAGCTCTTTTTAGTGAAATGTATGCATATGCTCTTGAAATGGATGAAGTCACCTTCCTGAGTACAATCCAAGCCTGCTCAAATCTAGGATatataaggaaaggaaaatggatTCACCATAAGATGATTACATCTGGTATGAGAAAGGATATGTATATTGATACAGCTCTAATAGACATGTATGCAAAATGTGGAGACCTTCAGATAGCCAGAAAAGTTTTTGATAGCATGCTGGAAAGGAGTGTGGTGTCATGGAGTACCTTACTAGGAGCTTATGGGATGCATGGTCAAGTTGATGCGGCCATTTTAGTATTCAAAGAAATGGTAGAATCAGGAATAAGACCAAATACTATTACATTCATGAATATCTTGTCTGCTTGCAGCCATGCTGGTAATTTGGAAGAAGGGAAGAAGTTCTTTAATTCAATGAGAAATGATTTTGGCATTGAACCTAACTCTGAACACTATGCTTGTCTAGTTGATCTTCTAAGTCGCGCTGGTGATCTAAATGGAGCATACAGTGTCATCCTTTCAATGCCATCCCCTGTAGATGCAAGTATTTGGGCTGCACTAGTGAATGGCTGTAGAATCCACCAACGAATGGATGTCATAAATAGTATCAGAGAAAGTCTTTTAAATATAAGGACAGATGATACTGGATACTATACTTTATTGTCCAACTTATATGCAGAAGGAGGAGAATGGGGTAAATTTAGGATGATAAGGTCAACCATGAAAAGGATAGGTCTAGAAAAGGTCCAAGGTTGCAGTATGATTGAGATTGATAAGAAAATACATAAATTTGGAGCAAATGACAAGTCGCATTTGCAGATAAAGGGTTGCAACTTGTTAGCCAATTTTCTAAGTTCGGGTTTCAGTAAGATTGTTGAATTAGATGCTTCTGTTACTTGATTCAAGCAGGGTGCAGCAAGTATAATACTAAATGAATCACCAGCAAGATTTGAAATCTGGTTCTCAGTTCTGGGAACTTTGATGCTGTCCAGACAACTACATAATTGGCGTGGtcaacaaattcaggggaaactGGCTGATAATCATTGACTgctttaatgtctttggtttAGCCTTCTTGATTAGTCATCCAGCCCTCCGCGGATAACTGGATATAGTGCACTTGTACCTGGGGCCTGTTTGAATAAGGGTATCATCAATAGGAGGTGGAGATACAATAAATTGTGTGTGAGCTACAATCTCCGTGAGCTGAGACAGTGACAGAGATGATTGACAATCTGTAAGTAATCGAGTTGGACACCAAAGTTAAACTCTGTTTATCAGTGCATCTCTTATACTGTGCATGTTAGCATGTGCAGATGGAAGTAGACTTGGGATACCATCACTTGCATGCCATATCATGACAAATCAACGACCCAATAAGATTTTCGTAAGTTGTAAATGTGCTGCAAAGATTGATTGCACCTGCTCTGAGCAAGGTAAGCCATATATCATGTTTATTAATTGGAGAAATTAGAAAGTACAAGGCGCAAAGGAATGACGTCACAAGTTCTGAATAGCTAAGTCCTGGGTCTTGCAGAAACCTTGCGGGCTGATAAACATCTTCATTATCAAAATGAGTGATGTACATTCATCACATTGTACAAGTACTTTTCAATACATGCGAGTTTGTTTCATGCCAAAATTTCTGCTAAATGTTCCCAAATTCGAACAATGATGAAGATTTATCCCAACTATGTTCACATTAGATCCTGCATAATTTCAGGTACTTTCAAGGCTTGAGAGCAAACCCCGAGAGTTTTGGCCATCCAATTCAAACGGAGTCTGTAGAGTTGGACCTGTCATCTCTTTCTAGTTTCTGCCTGCTCACTGAATATCATTCCCTAGGAAATTGACTTCCGCTCCATAGATGCCTGCAGAAGACTAAAAAGGCTAGGGTCAGCATTCTACTTATCTTGAATGTGGATTTTAAATCTAAAGCCATAAAATAGCAGACAACATTTGATACTAAACAACTTTGTCAAATGTCTACCTAAGTCAGCAAATCGTTATCCTGAAATCTTTTGTACTTCAAAGTCGCAGCGTATATTTGTCTAAACCCTTCACTCAAATCAAGTGCTTTGCCATCTTGAAGGACTCAGATGAAGCTGTACCAAGAGACTCTCATGTAGTCTTTCACCACAAACTGTACCATTCTAGGTAATActcaaagaaaaagaatgtcATTTATCTGGGGGTTCCGGGAATACTATTAATGTTCCTTCAAATCTGCAACTAAGGAAGAGATGCCACCTGCGGAGTATAGAAGTCACTATCAAAATTCACATTGAAGTTGCTAAACCCAGGGGATTTCTTCACACCCTTTATCCTCATCATGTTTCTCATCTGATGAGCCTGATTCCACCTCCCATCAGAAGCATACAGATTGGCCATAAGTACATAGTAGCAAGCATCACGAGGATGCAACTCTAGCATTCTCCTTACTGCCAACTCCCCCAGATCAAACCTAGAGTAAATACTACATCCATTGAGAAAAGCTCCAAACAGAGAAACATCAGGTTGAATAGGCATTTTGTTCATGAAATCAAAGGCTTCCTCAAGCCTGCCTGCACGAGCCAACAGGTCAATCATGCATGCATAATGCTTAATTGTGGGAACAAACTTATAATTCTCACACATATTAGCAAAAAAGCTCCACCCTTCAAGTATCATCCCAGTATGGCTGCAAGCTGACAATATTGCTGTGAATATTATGTCATTTGGTTCCAGATTTTCTCCCATCATATCATTCAAAATTGCCAACGAATTGTTGAAGTCGCCCTGCATTCCATAACCACCGATCATCGCGCTCCATGTAACTCTGCTCTTTTCTACCATCCTGTCAAAAATTGCACGTGCAGATTTTGCATCGCCACATTTAGCATAAAAATTTAGGAGTGCAGTGCCAATATAGGTAGATGACAAGAGTCCTCCTTTGATACAGTAAGCATGAAGGGAATAACCAATTATCAGAGCTCCATGGGATGCACAAGCTGTGAGCACAGACACCATTGTAGTTGCATCTGGCTGCAAACATTCTGATCTCATTTGGTGAAATAATGCAATTGCATCATGTGCAGAATCATTCGAAGAATATCCAGATATAATTGAATTCCAAGCAATCACATCCTTATGTGAAACATTCTCAAATAGATAACGGGCATCTCTCTTCATACCACACTTTCCATACATATGTACCAGAGCATTTATCACAGCAGCATCATCTAATCTAAGTTTAATACCAAGCCCATGAATTGATGTACCCAAGTTCAAATTATCCAATTGAGCACATGCAGAAACCACACTTGAAACAGTAACTGAATTGGGCAAAACAGCTTCCCATTTCTTGTGTACAAATAAATCTAATGCCTCATCTGGGTAGCCATTCTGTGTATACCCAACAATCATTGCTGTCCATGACACAAGATCCGCTTCGGAGAACTCAAATAAAATTGAACGAGCATCGGTCAAATCCCCGCACTTTACATACATATCCACAAGAGCGGAAACCAAGTAGGAGTTAAATTCTCCCTGCTTCTTGATGATATATCCATGAATCCATTTCCCCTGATGCAAAGCCGCCAATTTAGCACATGCAGTCACTATACTCCCCAAAGTGTACTCATTGCCTTCAACTGCTCCATCTCTCATCCTATTAAACAAAACGAGCGCTTCTTCAGCACAACCATTCTGCATGTACCCAACAATCATCGAGGTCCAGCAAACTACATTCCTCTGGGCAATCCCCTCAAACACTTCACATGAAGATTCAACCTCCCCACACTTAGCATACATATCCACGAGTCCAGTTAGAACAAAGCTATCAGCATTACCAACCTTAACTATATGACAATGCACTTTCCTGCCTTCAACAAAATCGTGCAGTCCACTACACGCCTTCAACACTATCGAGAACACAACATTGTCAAATATATTTACAGTTTTCCTAAAACAATTAAAGAACCCAATAACATCCGCATACTTATCATTCATAAAGTACCATCTAATCATCACTTTACAGGAAGAAAGATCCGGGTTGGGAATATCATCGAACAGTACACGGGCGGTTGTCACCTGCCCAAATAAGCCATATAAACCAAGTAATTTGGTTTTAACCAAAATATTATTGGTTTGGCCGTAAGTTATCACGAGGGCATGGATTTTTTTGAGTGAAGAGATGGTTTTGCAGAAGCCcagaagaggaaaaaaaggaTCTGAATAGATGGAATTTAAAGAAGCAAAATTTGATTCAATCTGTCTGTAGGTTGGTGTTGACGTTACGGTTCTGGCTTTTAGATGGGTTTTTGAGATAAGTAAACGAGAGGATTTGATGTTTAAGTTTGGTAAAGAGAAAAGTTTCATTCTGTTTCCTTCATCTGGGTTGTTATAAATTTGCCATTGCTGGAGAGAAATCCAAGGAAAATGGCTCCCGCCAAATTGATGTGAAGGAGCCAGGGAGGTGGTTTGTTGACCGTTAAGGAAGTTGCTGTAGGggtaaaaagggaaacgggaaTATACATacttacatacatatatatatacacacacacactaaattaaaaaaaattaaaattggacTATGGTactaataatttatatattttttgggaGAAATACACAATTACCGTAGTATATCAGTATATTGTGCTTATTTAACAAATTTCTTGTGAGGTAGCTTTATCAATTATCAACAAAAGCAATTTTGGACCAACTTTCAGACTTATGTTGACGTGACCTCCGTTCTCCAACCAACACAAAAGTAGTACTCCAAATGCTACTATACATTTGAATTGACCACTCTCTCACAGCCTTTTgatgaatctttttttttttttcttaaaaaaaaaaaagctacatATTTAGGATTCAAGAAGTAATCAAATAGTATGATATTTATGTACGTGGGATAAAACCTTGctgaaaaaatcataaaatgttGCTGAAGAAATACAGTCAAAATTATCCATTCGATCAGTAGtgcttggattgcatttttctggattttttgtcGAAAAGTTATTGTAGTGATTTGATAAAcgtgaggtaaaaaggtgattgaaaaatatattcatgaaaaatatagcaatttttctttagaaatttgCAATCCAAATTGAATTATTTGGAAACAAACTTTGGTGTTATTCATTTTAACAGTTAGTATAGATACGTGTGAATTGAAAATATGAAAagataaaatagaaaatatatTTAGAGAATAATGAAAtgaattatgtgatttatgaGTAGCAAAGTTCATTCCCTGGAAACTTACTTCTACCATACAGTTAGGATAaaaatagatttaaaaaaaaatgatctcTCCCTCaaaaattaatcttttctacgCTATCAAATGCATACACCAATCGACCTTGAAGCATGtctatcattttattttgaatttagaTACTAAATTTTGCATATATATCATACATTAGAGTCGCTAATATATACATTGTCAATATGTATAAAAGATTTATCCCTCTCTCAATCTCAATGcataatagatttttttttttttttagcaccGTAAATGGAGGTCTTTTTTgctcatcaaaaaaaaaaatttcttcgcAAGAACAGTGGTGAAAAGATAAAGAAGTCAAGAGGGGAAAAGatagtgaaaagtgaaaaggggCCACCAGTCCAAAATGTCGAATGATGGGGAAAAAGACAGTGCACACAAAAGTTGGATGAAACACTTAGGTACTGCACTGTGCTGCCCGATGTGGCCCTCCATGATTGACTAATAGCACAAGGAAAAAAAGcgaaaaaaaaaggtactgCTCTAGTTctgctttttatttttatttaaaatagtaagaaaaacaaacaaacctcaaaaaacaaaaacaaaaataaaaaatgtccTAAGGTTCCCTTCCTAAGAAGCCTTTTTTGTTGGGTGTAGCTTCCCGGGGCTGTGATTGGTGGGTTCAGTATCTAAGGCGAGCCGAATATTGTACACAAAATAAAGAAGATCCAAAGTCAGAGAGACAACCGACAGCAGACGCATGTCATCATCCAGACAGGCGTACTCATCAAGGACACTCACTCGGTATCTTTTCTCTCATTCTTAAGTCACTTGTCCCAATTCCTCACTCTCCCACGCGCCTTCTAACCGCGTGCGTGCCTCTCCCCtactcttttcctcttttttttttttttttccattatatTGTTCAGTAATCCCTCTCATCTTACTTCCTCCAAACACATTATAGTATCAAATTATATGAAATTTCAGCTTCAACATAATGGttaactattttattttttgaccaAGAGGGGACTCCAAGCCTTATGAGCGGAGAGAAGGAAGGAAAAGGGGAAAGTTCGAAATTCGAATCAGCAACTTCACGATTACGTGACTAATGCTCATGTAATTTATAAAATCTCTTTTGCATTATTTTTCAAGAGGATAAATTCTTTCATTCTGTCCACAATTAATCATTTCTTTTAGAAGGGCAAGCAATATttcaagttattaaaaaaaggTAAAACTGCAATCTAATAGCTTAATCTGGATTCCATTGTTTTTCAAGAACCAATAATGGCACAAAACCAACAAGTAAATTTATATTCACAAAggtttttccttcattttcttttctcttggcgATAAGAATGGCTTGAATATAATATTGCAGTAGTAACTTTTACCGTTCTCTAGTGTTAGAGCATTAGAGTTAGAGGTCATGTTTTCCCCAatgaatataaataaataaatacgaGGACCACCAATCCCCAGCATAGCAGGCTCAAAAGTGCATCTTCAACCATGCAAGCCTCCACATAATAAGTTATCTTTCGAGGCACAGATTGCTACGAATAAAAGTAAAACTTCACGGCTTTCCGGGAAGTCGTACAAGTTTCTTATCGTTTTTTTATTCTCATTGCAGGGTAGGactaatttttaattttctagttagtcagttcttttttttttttttttaggcttTGAAGTTAAAAGAATTGTAAATAAGTATACTTTTTCTTTGTATGGCTAACCCAGAAATTCTTCTTTACAATTGCCACAACGttttgagtgttttttttttcttgctaagaaaaacaaaatgcaattgTACAATTagaatgaattatttatttaacaaTAAAATATATGAACCATACTCGTATCAAATTTCGCATGAACATTTAATTATTCTACTTTATATCATTCCAgttgaacttttcaaaattcttTTTATGAATCATTATTGAGTTTTCATATCTTTTCTAAGTGTTGTTAAGGCTAATAAAGAATGTAAATGATTTATACCGCTCAATTATCTTAAATTGGCTACTCAGTTATCAAGATTGTCTAAATGAATAtgggttcttttctttttatatatttCTCTTTTGTTCTAAGAGCATCTATTTTTcgatactaatattttttacTATCTTAAAACTAATGGCTAATGCAATTGGTCACACTATTGTCAGTAACAAATTGATTTGGGTGATTAACTTTGACACACATAAGAATTGGAGATAGAGTGCAAGGGTCACTAAATAGTTTTAATAGGgagtttttcattttaattacCAAGATTATTGAAATTTAATCATTTGAaatgttttatatttttaattactacCACAATTAAAGTGCAATAGCTCTAATTGAAAGACAAGAGAATAATATAGGCACAACAAAattaagacaaaaaaaaagtgctTACACTCTAAAATGCCAAGACTCATCATACTTTTAGCAGggtaataatataatataatgtaGTAATAGATAGACAGTAGATTAAACGAACCCAACCATAAAAATAATACTCCACATAGCAACTTTTTTGGGCGTGCACTGGTATAAATTTCACTTATTTTAACTAGTAGAAATGTTTTATATTTTGACTCGACAATTGTGAGAATTATTACTCCCATAATTACCTTTGAGAAGAAGTTCAACAATTAGCCGCCTTTGGGGATATTAGTTTGCGTTTGACACTGACAGATGacctttcttctttctctcttcctttttcctttgtttctggTGATTTAACATGCTTCCAGGGATTTGCAGAGCTAGATGTCTAGATAATTAGCTATTCACCCGTTGGACGATTATTGAGATTAGTTTCCACCTTTCTTGAGAACAGCCGGATAAACTAATTTCCTTTCTTTCatggaaaatgagaaatttttacCATATTCTAGAGTCAACAGAGAAAAGTACCCTTGCTCCACTAGCCTCACAAAAGGTAGCCTATCATGCTCATTACCAGTAAAGGTTCCAAGATTCAAATGCGGGatttaacaaaaatattgaTCTGATTTGAAGGAATGACTTATATAGCCAAGAAATCAGGTGCCATTATTTTTTAACATTACAAAGTTGGTAGCTCAAAGACACAATAACCAGGGGGGTCCAAATTATGGGCTACAAGACATGTACAAAGACAAATCCCCAGCTAGAACAACCTCAACCCAGGAGAGTCATCAAACAGATGCCTTCGTATGGCTTCTCTGTATAATTTCTTTAATTCGTAATAGAGCCTCTTGCCATTATTACGTTAACGTCGCAGGAGTAGGATTACCAGCAGGGCATCTTTGACGGCGGGGGCGTCTGGTTGTCTTGCCCCACCCTGTTAGACTTCGGTCCTCCAAACCAGCTTCAATATTGTTAAGCTGCTGCATCAGAGGAGTGCAGGTTGCAGTCGCAACAACAGTGGATACAGCTTCAACAACCACTGCTCGTCGTCTTCCCCTGCCACCTCCATTCCTTGTACCGTTCCTCCTTGTCAACCCCGAACTCCAAGGATGGCCTGTAGCTCTCATTAGCCCTCCAAATGTCTGAAGGTCTTCAGTTACCTCATGCCTCGACAAAGAAGCCAGGCCAGGAAGGATATCCCTTTGAAAGTCCCTCCGCTGCCTGCCTCTCCTTGTCTGTCCCTTCCTAGATCGATTTGGTACTGAATTTGGTCCAGATTCTTCAATTTTTTGAACTTCTGGAACAAAAGGTTTAGGCATGTAATCTTCTTCTTTAGTTTCCTGCAGCTGCAAAGTCATGACCTCAAAATCATCCATCTCATCAGAAGAGTAATTGCCAATTACTAAACTATCAGGGCCTCTTATTTCTTTGCTCACAGGGCCATTGTGTTTATCTGCACAAGAAGACACTGCATCAGCGAACCATAACAGGCATTCTGCCAAAGGATCTTCAGTTGGTTGGCACGTGTTCTCTTCAATAGGAAGCAGATGattagaagaagaaagagaaactatAGCTTCTGCAGCTATCCTGATAACTTCATCATTTGCTTCCTCCACTTCTGGTTCTGGTGGTTGAAGAGATGCCTCGCACAGCTTATCGTCTTCCCCAGCCAGAACATCATCCTCAGTCTCCAGAACTGGAGCTTCCAGATCTATCTCCACAGCAATCTTCACACTCTCACTGTTGCTCACGCCAGAGGGTGCCAATAGCTCTTCATCCTCAGTGACACAGGAGTTCAAATCAATGACATTCCTAACACGAGCAACCTTTGTGTCCATTACCTTCTCAACAGCCAAATCTTCTGAAGCAAGCTGCTCATCAAAAGCCAAATTAATATCAATCAGTCTATTTTTCGCTTCCATTTCCACTTTTTCTCCTGAAAGAGTGCGAGGAAGGCTAACTGAAGTTGAGAGAGATGAGGatgac from the Coffea arabica cultivar ET-39 chromosome 11e, Coffea Arabica ET-39 HiFi, whole genome shotgun sequence genome contains:
- the LOC113717882 gene encoding pentatricopeptide repeat-containing protein At2g03380, mitochondrial; the encoded protein is MKLFSLPNLNIKSSRLLISKTHLKARTVTSTPTYRQIESNFASLNSIYSDPFFPLLGFCKTISSLKKIHALVITYGQTNNILVKTKLLGLYGLFGQVTTARVLFDDIPNPDLSSCKVMIRWYFMNDKYADVIGFFNCFRKTVNIFDNVVFSIVLKACSGLHDFVEGRKVHCHIVKVGNADSFVLTGLVDMYAKCGEVESSCEVFEGIAQRNVVCWTSMIVGYMQNGCAEEALVLFNRMRDGAVEGNEYTLGSIVTACAKLAALHQGKWIHGYIIKKQGEFNSYLVSALVDMYVKCGDLTDARSILFEFSEADLVSWTAMIVGYTQNGYPDEALDLFVHKKWEAVLPNSVTVSSVVSACAQLDNLNLGTSIHGLGIKLRLDDAAVINALVHMYGKCGMKRDARYLFENVSHKDVIAWNSIISGYSSNDSAHDAIALFHQMRSECLQPDATTMVSVLTACASHGALIIGYSLHAYCIKGGLLSSTYIGTALLNFYAKCGDAKSARAIFDRMVEKSRVTWSAMIGGYGMQGDFNNSLAILNDMMGENLEPNDIIFTAILSACSHTGMILEGWSFFANMCENYKFVPTIKHYACMIDLLARAGRLEEAFDFMNKMPIQPDVSLFGAFLNGCSIYSRFDLGELAVRRMLELHPRDACYYVLMANLYASDGRWNQAHQMRNMMRIKGVKKSPGFSNFNVNFDSDFYTPQVASLP